The region TGCTCTGTGCCACCGCAAGTGGGGCTGCAATGCTTTTTGGATTAGAGTAATCTGGTTCATGAGGGTTTTGTGGATGAATGTGGTAATTCCCATGAAACCCTCTCTTACTCAGTCTTTGCAAGCTTTTGTCCAGTACTTAGGTTGGTGAGATACTTTGTCGATCATTACAATCAACATGATTATCCAAGGGTAGCGAATCAAAAGCGATCGGAGCGATGGAAAGCGACGCTGTTAACCGACCCAGAGGTGCTAAACGAGCGTGATCTTGACATCTGCCTCATGAAGGTCGCTCATCGCAAAGTTGAAAAGTATGGGTGTGTCCGGTTTGAGGGGTTAGTGTATCGGGGAGACTGTCTCGTGGACTATGAGGGAGAAGAGGTGTCTCTCCGGTATGATCAGCGCAATATTATTACGCTTTTAGCTTACACGTTGCCTAAACATGATCAACCAGGAGAATTGATTGGTGCTGTTTGTGCAAGAGATGCAAAAGAGGATCAAATTTCTTTGGAAGAACTGAAGTGGCTGAAGCGAAAGCTGCGTGAACGCGGGAAGGAAGTTGACAATAATTCAATCTGGGCTGAACGGTTAGGATTATATGGGTTTATTGAGGAGAAGCGAAAATCTAAACGGAAACGTCGTCGGAGTGCCCAAGAACGTCGTAATCAAAAGACTAACCAATCAAAAGTGGTTGAAATGTTTCCTCGAAATGATTCTCCTGAAAATCAGCCAGAGGATCAAGAAAATATAACGTCTACGGCTGATCAACCTCTAACCAATGCTGTAGAGTTTATACATACTCCAGCAAGCCCAGAGCCCATCGTATCCAATGTTGTGGCTTACGATTGGAACCAACTTTTAGAGGATAACTGGTAGCGTCCAATGGTGCAATCTAACGCAGTTCCACAACCGCTAAATAATGATTCGCAGGCTGCGATCCCTACTCAACCTAATGCTGCACCTCAGCCAGCACCAGTTCGTCCGCTTGCAGAACCCGAACGATCGCCTGAGATTCAGGTGGAGGTCGATCGCATTCGTACCAGCGAT is a window of Trichocoleus sp. DNA encoding:
- a CDS encoding Mu transposase C-terminal domain-containing protein; amino-acid sequence: MKVAHRKVEKYGCVRFEGLVYRGDCLVDYEGEEVSLRYDQRNIITLLAYTLPKHDQPGELIGAVCARDAKEDQISLEELKWLKRKLRERGKEVDNNSIWAERLGLYGFIEEKRKSKRKRRRSAQERRNQKTNQSKVVEMFPRNDSPENQPEDQENITSTADQPLTNAVEFIHTPASPEPIVSNVVAYDWNQLLEDNW